The following coding sequences are from one Dreissena polymorpha isolate Duluth1 chromosome 8, UMN_Dpol_1.0, whole genome shotgun sequence window:
- the LOC127843168 gene encoding uncharacterized protein LOC127843168, protein MASFLGHEITVHRSFYRLPQETLQVARMGRLLTAFNNGTVGQYSGKSLDEILLDETAAELSSDEEMEEENENDLQENENDLQENEGEDPESSDTDHDVPVRQPHAKPGPSTTVTMSGQPKRLQKLGEDQSHLLKTLFKTNIALRKELKREDCERVMQKYEILHGLSWKKLKNTIHNWITAEKRKTKMII, encoded by the exons ATGGCAAGCTTTTTGGGCCATGAGATAACAGTTCACAGATCATTTTATCGCCTTCCTCAGGAAACCCTACAGGTGGCTAGAATGGGACGCCTTCTGACAGCATTCAACAATGGCACAGTTGGACAGTACAGCGGAAAGTCATTAGACGAAATTCTTTTGGACGAGA CTGCAGCAGAATTAAGCAGCGACGAGGAAATGGAGGAGGAGAATGAAAACGATCTTCAAGAGAATGAAAATGATCTCCAAGAGAATGAAGGAGAAG ACCCTGAATCTTCTGACACAGACCATGATGTGCCAGTAAGACAGCCACATGCAAAACCTGGGCCATCCACAACTGTAACCATGTCGGGTCAACCCA AGAGGCTTCAGAAACTCGGTGAAGACCAGAGTCATCTTTTGAAGACGCTGTTCAAAACGAATATTGCGTTGAGAAAGGAACTTAAGCGTGAAGACTGTGAAAGagtaatgcaaaaatatgaaattctACACGGATTGTCatggaaaaaattaaaaaacacgaTTCATAACTGGATTACTGCTGAAAAGcgaaaaacaaaaatgattatataG